Proteins co-encoded in one Streptomyces sp. SLBN-31 genomic window:
- the dop gene encoding depupylase/deamidase Dop, with the protein MTVRRVMGIETEYGISVPGHPNANAMLTSSQIVNAYAAAMHRARRARWDFEEENPLRDARGFDLAREAADASQLTDEDIGLANVILTNGARLYVDHAHPEYSAPEVTNPRDAVLWDKAGERIMAEAAERAAQLPGAQPIHLYKNNTDNKGASYGTHENYLMKRETPFSDIVRHLTPFFVSRQVVTGAGRVGIGQDGHEHGFQLSQRADYFEVEVGLETTLKRPIINTRDEPHADAEKYRRLHVIIGDANLSEISTYLKLGTTALVLSMIEDGFIAVDLAVDQPVRTLHQVSHDPTLKRLVTLRSGRTLTAVQLQMEYYELSRKYVEERYGADADEQTKDVLSRWEDTLNRLEHDPMSLAGELDWVAKRELMEGYRRRDGLDWDAAKLHLLDLQYADVRAEKGLYNRLGARGRMKRLLDESEVERARTKPPEDTRAYFRGRCLEQYADDVAAASWDSVIFDLPGRDSLQRVPTLEPLRGTRNHVKELLDRCRTAEDLVRVLSGG; encoded by the coding sequence ATGACCGTACGGCGAGTAATGGGCATCGAGACGGAGTACGGCATCTCCGTCCCCGGCCACCCCAACGCCAATGCCATGCTCACCTCGTCCCAGATCGTCAACGCCTACGCGGCGGCGATGCACCGGGCCCGCCGGGCCCGCTGGGACTTCGAGGAGGAGAACCCGCTGCGGGACGCGCGCGGCTTCGACCTCGCACGAGAGGCCGCCGACGCCAGCCAGCTCACCGACGAGGACATCGGCCTCGCCAACGTGATCCTCACCAACGGCGCACGGCTCTACGTCGACCACGCACACCCCGAATACAGCGCACCCGAGGTCACCAACCCCCGCGACGCCGTCCTCTGGGACAAGGCCGGCGAGCGGATCATGGCCGAGGCCGCCGAACGCGCGGCCCAGCTGCCCGGGGCGCAGCCGATCCACCTCTACAAGAACAACACCGACAACAAGGGCGCCTCCTACGGCACACACGAGAACTACCTGATGAAGCGGGAAACCCCGTTCTCGGACATCGTGCGCCACCTCACGCCCTTCTTCGTCTCCCGCCAGGTCGTCACCGGCGCCGGCCGCGTCGGAATCGGCCAGGACGGCCACGAACACGGCTTCCAGCTCAGCCAGCGCGCGGACTACTTCGAGGTCGAGGTCGGCCTGGAGACCACCCTCAAGCGCCCCATCATCAACACCCGCGACGAACCGCACGCCGACGCCGAGAAGTACCGCCGCCTGCACGTCATCATCGGCGACGCGAACCTCTCCGAGATCTCCACCTACCTCAAGCTCGGCACGACCGCCCTGGTCCTGTCCATGATCGAGGACGGTTTCATCGCCGTCGACCTGGCCGTGGACCAGCCCGTCCGCACCCTCCACCAGGTCTCCCACGACCCGACCCTCAAGCGCCTGGTCACCCTCCGCAGCGGCCGCACGCTCACCGCGGTCCAGCTCCAGATGGAGTACTACGAGCTCTCCCGCAAGTACGTCGAGGAACGCTACGGCGCCGACGCGGACGAGCAGACCAAGGACGTCCTCTCCCGCTGGGAGGACACCCTCAACCGCCTGGAACACGACCCCATGAGCCTGGCCGGCGAGCTGGACTGGGTCGCCAAGCGCGAGCTCATGGAGGGCTACCGGCGCCGCGACGGCCTCGACTGGGACGCCGCCAAGCTCCACCTCCTCGACCTCCAGTACGCGGACGTACGGGCCGAGAAGGGCCTCTACAACCGCCTGGGGGCCCGCGGCCGCATGAAGCGACTCCTGGACGAGAGCGAGGTCGAGCGGGCCCGCACGAAGCCGCCGGAGGACACCCGCGCCTACTTCCGCGGACGCTGCCTGGAGCAGTACGCCGACGACGTCGCCGCGGCCTCCTGGGACTCCGTGATCTTCGACCTCCCGGGCCGGGACTCGCTCCAGCGTGTTCCAACCCTCGAACCGCTTCGCGGAACGCGAAATCACGTCAAGGAGCTCCTCGACCGCTGCCGCACCGCGGAAGACCTGGTCAGGGTGCTATCGGGCGGCTGA